CGTAGATCTCGTCGGCCAGGATGACCAGGTGGTGGCGCCGCGCCAGCTCGGCGATCGCCTCCAGCTTCTTGCGCGTGTACACCGCTCCCGTCGGGTTGTTCGGATTGATGACCACGATGGCCCGGGTCCGCTTGCTGATCTTGCGCGCCATCTCCTCCACGTCCGGCTCCCAGCCGTTGTCTTCGTCCAGGAAGTAGGGATTGGGCGGCGAATCGATCTTCGCCAGCACCGCCGAGTACAGCGGGTATTCGGGACTGGGCGCCAGCACGTCCTCGCCGGGATTGACCAGCGCGGTCAGGCACGCTTCCACCGCTTCGCTGACCCCGGCGGTGACGAACACGCTCTGGATGTTCTTGAACCCGTGCCGCTCGGCGTCGTGGCGGATCGCCACCAGCGCCTCCTGCACCCCCAGTGAGGGCGCGTAGCCGTTGTGCCCGTCGCGCATCGCCTTCTCCACCGCGGCCACCATGTGCGGCGGGGTCGCGAAGTCGAACTTGAGCGGATCGCCGATGTTCAGCGGCAGGATGGTGTGGCCCTGGCGCGCGACTTCGTCGGCCAGCACGGCCAGATCGCGGATGGCGTAGCGCACGTTCTCCATGCGCAGGGCGGCGATGATCTCGGGGACGGAAGCAGTAGCCATACGTGCAGATCTACCTTTACCGGCGTCATCCTGAGGCGCTCTTGCGCCGAAGAATCTCGCGTGCCGCGAACCCAGCATGAGTGCATGCAAGATGCTTCGCGGCCATGACGCCTTCCTATGACGTAACGATTGTACAAGCCAACAACAAAAAATGTGTCCCAGGACGAATCGCGTGTGTCCTATGACGGTATCCCAAACGGAGGAAGCAATGGCGATCGCGCAGTCTCTTTTACCCGAGTTCGATCAGGAGATGGCCAGCACGCGCAGGACCCTGGAGCGCGTTCCCGACGACAAGTTCGGCTGGAAGCCGCATCCGAAGTCCGGCACCATGGGTTGGCTCGCCGGACACGTAGCCAACCTGCCCAGTTGGCCTACCTCCATCCTCGGCGGCGATTCTCTCGACATCAATCCTCCCGGCCAGCCGGCGCCCAAGTCACCCAGCATCGGCTCGCGCGCCGAGTTGCTCGCCGCATTCGACAAGAACCTGCGCGAAAGCCGCCAGGCCATTGCCGCCGCCAGTGATCAGGAGCTGATGAAACCCTGGAGCCTGCTCTCCGGCGGCAAGACCATCCTCACCCTGCCCAAGGTCGCCGTGCTCCGGAGCTTCGTCATGAACCACCTCATCCACCACCGCGCGCAACTGACTGTATATCTGCGTCTCAATGACGTACCCGTCCCCGCGCTGTACGGTCCCTCCGCCGACGAAGGCG
The genomic region above belongs to Terriglobales bacterium and contains:
- a CDS encoding aminotransferase class I/II-fold pyridoxal phosphate-dependent enzyme → MATASVPEIIAALRMENVRYAIRDLAVLADEVARQGHTILPLNIGDPLKFDFATPPHMVAAVEKAMRDGHNGYAPSLGVQEALVAIRHDAERHGFKNIQSVFVTAGVSEAVEACLTALVNPGEDVLAPSPEYPLYSAVLAKIDSPPNPYFLDEDNGWEPDVEEMARKISKRTRAIVVINPNNPTGAVYTRKKLEAIAELARRHHLVILADEIYDKLILDDDCPHVSLATLAPDLPVITFSGLSKPYLAPGWRVGWGIATGDAAQIKPYIEAIHKLLRARLCSNHPTQYAIKPALEGPQDHVPEMNAKLRRRRDLTVQWANSTKRVSCVAPKGTFYAYPRLDIPDDDLDFVKDLLVEKHVLVVHGSGFGQKPGTKHCRIVFLPDEATLGRAYQSIAEFLRERYGE
- a CDS encoding DinB family protein: MAIAQSLLPEFDQEMASTRRTLERVPDDKFGWKPHPKSGTMGWLAGHVANLPSWPTSILGGDSLDINPPGQPAPKSPSIGSRAELLAAFDKNLRESRQAIAAASDQELMKPWSLLSGGKTILTLPKVAVLRSFVMNHLIHHRAQLTVYLRLNDVPVPALYGPSADEGGF